A window from Malania oleifera isolate guangnan ecotype guangnan chromosome 7, ASM2987363v1, whole genome shotgun sequence encodes these proteins:
- the LOC131160212 gene encoding putative zinc transporter At3g08650 produces the protein MVSKFKQAVIFFLFFIVLCGYAIAEQEKEIPQTIRAAPHKDVGINVIDGTGSKNAFSSESTSEKLVERKGGNSRVSVATVALFTLAMAAATGLGALPFFFVELDPQWAGICNGMAAGVMLAASFDLIQEGQDHGSGSWVVIGILSGGIFIWLCKKFLEQYGEVSMLDIKGAEAAKVVLVIGIMTLHSFGEGSGVGVSFAGPKGLSQGLLVTLAIAVHNIPEGLAVSMVLASRGVSPQNAMLWSVITSLPQPIVAVPSFICADAFNKFLPFCTGFAAGCMIWMVIAEVLPDGFKEASPSHVASAATLSVAFMEALSTVFQNFSHSSEDVSGFFVSLLFGLGPLLGGVVLVAFALAFSLQHAVLTGVASGIAFVLGAWRPLQLLLSSKMGILPLLLLLAMGSASTHISTSIALKNAGRKRASVNTISAVTGFSVSALTLQSFLSCITIAFHALAEGLALGVAAPKAYGLGQHMVLPVSLHGLPRGAAVASCIFGATNSWHGSLAAAAMIGFMGPLSAIGAILAQIDYSGLDHLMVFACGGLLPSFGGIVSRAVKLDSKKSSFGIMVGMGFASVCLMCTKLVCLHTPYCNSAPEAVR, from the exons ATGGTGTCTAAATTCAAACAGGCTGtcatattttttctatttttcatagtGTTGTGTGGTTATGCTATAGCAGAGCAAGAAAAAGAAATTCCACAAACAATACGAGCTGCTCCACACAAGGATGTAGGAATTAATGTTATAGATGGCACTGGTTCTAAGAATGCTTTTAGTTCAGAGAGTACCAGTGAAAAGCTGGTTGAGAGGAAGGGTGGGAACAGTAGGGTGTCAGTGGCCACAGTTGCATTGTTTACATTGGCAATGGCTGCTGCCACTGGTTTAGGTGCTCTACCATTCTTCTTTGTGGAGCTTGATCCCCAGTGGGCTGGAATATGCAATGGAATGGCTGCTGGAGTGATGTTGGCTGCAAGCTTTGACCTAATACAGGAAGGTCAAGATCATGGGAGTGGCAGCTGGGTTGTGATTGGAATTTTGTCTGGCGGCATATTCATATGGCTTTGTAAGAAG TTCCTTGAACAATATGGGGAAGTAAGCATGCTAGACATAAAAGGTGCAGAGGCAGCTAAAGTTGTTCTTGTTATTGGAATAATGACTCTTCATTCCTTTGGGGAGGGCTCAGGTGTTGGAGTCTCCTTCGCTGGTCCAAAAGGTTTATCTCAGGGTCTTTTGGTAACTTTGGCCATAGCCGTGCACAACATACCCGAGGGTTTAGCTGTGAGTATGGTGCTTGCATCAAGGGGAGTTTCTCCTCAGAATGCGATGTTGTGGAGTGTAATCACATCATTACCTCAG CCCATCGTAGCAGTCCCTTCATTCATATGTGCTGATGCATTTAACAAGTTCCTACCATTCTGTACGGGCTTTGCTGCTGGATGTATGATCTGGATGGTCATTGCTGAGGTTCTTCCTGATGGATTTAAG GAAGCCTCTCCATCTCATGTTGCATCAGCTGCTACATTGTCCGTAGCTTTTATGGAAGCTCTCAGCACCGTGTTCCAAAATTTCAGCCATAG CTCAGAAGATGTGTCTGGTTTCTTTGTTTCACTACTTTTTGGCCTTGGCCCATTGCTTGGTGGCGTCGTTCTTGTTGCATTTGCTCTGGCTTTTAGTCTTCAGCATGCTGTGCTTACTGGTGTAGCCTCTGGCATTGCCTTTGTTCTTGGTGCTTGGCGACCACTACAGCTGCTTCTATCTTCAAAAATGGGAATTCTGCCGCTCTTGTTGCTGCTTGCGATGGGATCCGCATCCACCCACATTTCAACCTCCATTGCTTTAAAAAATGCAGGTCGCAAAAGGGCTTCAGTGAATACTATATCTGCAGTAACAGGCTTTTCAGTGAGTGCCCTCACCCTCCAGTCATTCTTGTCATGCATCACAATTGCCTTCCATGCTTTGGCCGAGGGGCTTGCACTCGGGGTGGCTGCACCAAAAGCCTATGGACTTGGTCAGCACATGGTCCTTCCTGTCTCGCTTCACGGACTGCCTCGGGGTGCTGCTGTGGCTAGCTGCATCTTTGGAGCAACAAACAGCTGGCATGGGTCCCTTGCGGCTGCCGCAATGATTGGTTTTATGGGTCCATTGTCTGCAATTGGAGCAATACTTGCACAAATCGATTATAGTGGTCTCGACCACTTAATGGTCTTTGCTTGTGGAGGATTACTACCAAGTTTTGGGGGCATAGTTAGCAGAGCTGTAAAATTGGATTCAAAGAAGAGCAGTTTTGGGATCATGGTGGGCATGGGATTTGCCAGTGTATGCCTGATGTGTACCAAGTTGGTTTGCTTGCACACACCTTACTGCAACTCAGCACCAGAGGCTGTCAGATGA
- the LOC131159355 gene encoding cytochrome b-c1 complex subunit 8-like yields the protein MGKIPVKVKAVVYTLSPFQQKVMAGLWKDLPNKVTHKVTDNWINATLLLGPLVGTYAYVQHYLEKEKLAHRY from the exons atggGGAAAATACCGGTGAAGGTAAAGGCGGTGGTCTACACCCTCTCGCCGTTTCAGCAGAAGGTGATGGCGGGCCTATGGAAGGATTTGCCTAACAAGGTCACTCACAAGGTCACTGATAACTGGATCAACGCTACCCTTCTCCTTGGCCCTTTGGTCGGCACCTATGc GTATGTCCAACACTACCTGGAGAAGGAGAAGCTGGCTCACAGATACTGA